Proteins encoded together in one Bombyx mori chromosome 24, ASM3026992v2 window:
- the LOC101744122 gene encoding zinc finger protein 14 isoform X1, with amino-acid sequence MNANICRCCLTKNCSIKMNEEYCLNLPGETEIYENILRETFDIILYQHKSTQKYICKGCVVKLHDATIFKQQVLRSEEAFLALIHHQESSSHLGSVKQEIPDDDTNEKSAVADDVINNGCLIKDKQVPHRRKIGDTVPNDAKKPMLKANRKCLKKQSPNTIQKENTLKLIKNSNMCLFKSFKTKFGCYQCGERFLNILDLREHSRRHTDTRKTETGVMNLKGVSCLNAEISDLECKLCSKDLKGLAQLQTHLIEAHGIKFESPKHYLVPYEIRNGFRCTICGQKFESFLRLHIHMNSHSSNNVCEVCGVSYVNRTSLRVHVQGQHREKKCPQCPMVFPGNSAKSAHLHKVHAKKPYLRRCLHCDKTFPYAYQLNEHCVSEHGRKRESHCCQECGKLFLTRQNLRIHTKSVHVRERKHGCAACDMRFFTKFDLSRHEATHEDVRPFSCANCETKFKNKESLRRHIKRQHSM; translated from the exons atgaatgctaatatcTGCAGGTGTTGTTTAACAAAAAACTGTTCTATTAAAATGAATGAAGAGTATTGTCTTAACTTACCCGGCGAGACAGAAATATACGAAAATATTTTACGTGAAACGTTTGATATTATC TTATATCAACACAAAAGCACACAGAAATACATATGCAAGGGTTGCGTGGTAAAATTGCATGATGCCACAATCTTCAAGCAGCAAGTTTTGAGATCTGAAGAAGCATTCTTAGCTCTAATTCATCACCAAG AATCCTCATCTCATCTTGGCTCAGTCAAGCAAGAGATACCAGATGATGACACTAATGAGAAGAGTGCTGTGGCTGATGATGTGATAAATAATGGGTGTCTTATCAAAGACAAGCAGGTACCGCATCGCAGAAAAATTGGTGATACGGTTCCAAATGATG CCAAGAAACCGATGCTTAAGGCAAACAGGAAATGCCTTAAAAAGCAATCTCCGAATACAATTCAAAAGGAAAAtactttgaaattaataaaaaactcaAACATGTGCTTGTTTAAGTCGTTTAAGACGAAGTTCGGATGCTACCAATGCGGCGAACGTTTCCTAAATATCTTGGATTTACGGGAACATTCCCGCAGGCACACGGACACTAGGAAAACGGAGACCGGGGTCATGAACCTCAAGGGCGTGTCGTGTCTGAACGCCGAAATATCCGATCTCGAATGCAAACTGTGCTCTAAAGACCTCAAAGGTCTGGCCCAACTGCAGACGCACCTAATCGAAGCCCACGGCATAAAGTTCGAAAGTCCCAAGCACTATTTAGTGCCGTACGAGATTCGAAACGGCTTTCGCTGTACCATATGCGGTCAAAAGTTCGAGAGCTTTCTGCGTTTGCACATCCACATGAACAGCCACTCTTCAAACAATGTCTGCGAGGTCTGCGGGGTCTCGTACGTGAACCGGACCAGTCTCAGGGTCCACGTTCAAGGTCAGCACCGAGAGAAGAAATGCCCTCAATGCCCTATGGTGTTTCCGGGGAATTCGGCGAAATCGGCCCACTTGCACAAGGTCCACGCCAAGAAGCCGTACTTGAGACGCTGTTTGCATTGCGATAAGACATTCCCATACGCGTACCAGTTGAACGAGCACTGCGTTAGCGAACACGGCAGGAAGCGCGAGTCCCACTGCTGCCAAGAGTGCGGCAAGCTGTTCTTGACCCGGCAAAATCTGCGGATCCACACGAAATCGGTTCACGTCAGGGAACGCAAGCACGGCTGCGCTGCCTGCGACATGAGATTCTTCACGAAGTTCGATTTAAGTCGACACGAGGCGACGCACGAGGACGTCAGACCCTTCTCCTGCGCGAATTGCGAGACCAAATTCAAGAATAAGGAATCGCTGCGAAGGCATATTAAAAGGCAACA
- the LOC101744122 gene encoding zinc finger protein 14 isoform X2 produces the protein MNEEYCLNLPGETEIYENILRETFDIILYQHKSTQKYICKGCVVKLHDATIFKQQVLRSEEAFLALIHHQESSSHLGSVKQEIPDDDTNEKSAVADDVINNGCLIKDKQVPHRRKIGDTVPNDAKKPMLKANRKCLKKQSPNTIQKENTLKLIKNSNMCLFKSFKTKFGCYQCGERFLNILDLREHSRRHTDTRKTETGVMNLKGVSCLNAEISDLECKLCSKDLKGLAQLQTHLIEAHGIKFESPKHYLVPYEIRNGFRCTICGQKFESFLRLHIHMNSHSSNNVCEVCGVSYVNRTSLRVHVQGQHREKKCPQCPMVFPGNSAKSAHLHKVHAKKPYLRRCLHCDKTFPYAYQLNEHCVSEHGRKRESHCCQECGKLFLTRQNLRIHTKSVHVRERKHGCAACDMRFFTKFDLSRHEATHEDVRPFSCANCETKFKNKESLRRHIKRQHSM, from the exons ATGAATGAAGAGTATTGTCTTAACTTACCCGGCGAGACAGAAATATACGAAAATATTTTACGTGAAACGTTTGATATTATC TTATATCAACACAAAAGCACACAGAAATACATATGCAAGGGTTGCGTGGTAAAATTGCATGATGCCACAATCTTCAAGCAGCAAGTTTTGAGATCTGAAGAAGCATTCTTAGCTCTAATTCATCACCAAG AATCCTCATCTCATCTTGGCTCAGTCAAGCAAGAGATACCAGATGATGACACTAATGAGAAGAGTGCTGTGGCTGATGATGTGATAAATAATGGGTGTCTTATCAAAGACAAGCAGGTACCGCATCGCAGAAAAATTGGTGATACGGTTCCAAATGATG CCAAGAAACCGATGCTTAAGGCAAACAGGAAATGCCTTAAAAAGCAATCTCCGAATACAATTCAAAAGGAAAAtactttgaaattaataaaaaactcaAACATGTGCTTGTTTAAGTCGTTTAAGACGAAGTTCGGATGCTACCAATGCGGCGAACGTTTCCTAAATATCTTGGATTTACGGGAACATTCCCGCAGGCACACGGACACTAGGAAAACGGAGACCGGGGTCATGAACCTCAAGGGCGTGTCGTGTCTGAACGCCGAAATATCCGATCTCGAATGCAAACTGTGCTCTAAAGACCTCAAAGGTCTGGCCCAACTGCAGACGCACCTAATCGAAGCCCACGGCATAAAGTTCGAAAGTCCCAAGCACTATTTAGTGCCGTACGAGATTCGAAACGGCTTTCGCTGTACCATATGCGGTCAAAAGTTCGAGAGCTTTCTGCGTTTGCACATCCACATGAACAGCCACTCTTCAAACAATGTCTGCGAGGTCTGCGGGGTCTCGTACGTGAACCGGACCAGTCTCAGGGTCCACGTTCAAGGTCAGCACCGAGAGAAGAAATGCCCTCAATGCCCTATGGTGTTTCCGGGGAATTCGGCGAAATCGGCCCACTTGCACAAGGTCCACGCCAAGAAGCCGTACTTGAGACGCTGTTTGCATTGCGATAAGACATTCCCATACGCGTACCAGTTGAACGAGCACTGCGTTAGCGAACACGGCAGGAAGCGCGAGTCCCACTGCTGCCAAGAGTGCGGCAAGCTGTTCTTGACCCGGCAAAATCTGCGGATCCACACGAAATCGGTTCACGTCAGGGAACGCAAGCACGGCTGCGCTGCCTGCGACATGAGATTCTTCACGAAGTTCGATTTAAGTCGACACGAGGCGACGCACGAGGACGTCAGACCCTTCTCCTGCGCGAATTGCGAGACCAAATTCAAGAATAAGGAATCGCTGCGAAGGCATATTAAAAGGCAACA
- the LOC101736402 gene encoding zinc finger protein 221 isoform X2 has product MDYLIQEKNISGLCRFCLKNNGSKDIKTEYSTNDSREVYQEMIENVFNIQLLTSNHLDSSQIPRVICEECIRRLRDAAALKQTVLQSQEALLRFAQNLSQDIQNKNTLEESLMTDIKTEISMEDNLVEIFPDDNFDEDQDSQKDWSKIVERRGDGPLLRENSLKLISNSTLCVFQWNKSRYRCFCCKEPFSDIDLLRQHTDNAHSIKNIEKKIIVQQNKLVKVEISKLSCRMCGITMDSLSTLRRHLSDEHAILFASDDDLLVPFKLQNDLKCQICHERFSVFRLLNIHVNKHYRKHVCHVCGAGFTSLVFLNLHRTRAHRPLTCRQCDATFVTRNDKKQHEINVHGLKCERKLRFPCPYCEDRFYQENFRVLHLVEKHGFARPEHRCVVCAKTFVTRSLLNNHTKNVHNKEKNHKCDICQNLFYTKSDLGRHRVTHTGERKHNCGVCNAKFTTKDSLRRHAKRAHPV; this is encoded by the exons GGCCTATGTCGCTTTTGCTTGAAAAATAACGGAAGTAAAGATATAAAAACTGAATATAGTACTAACGACAGTAGAGAAGTTTACCAAGAAATGATTGAAAACGTTTTTAATATTCAG ttACTCACAAGTAATCATCTAGATTCAAGCCAAATACCTCGTGTAATATGCGAAGAATGTATCCGAAGGTTACGAGATGCGGCAGCCTTGAAACAGACTGTATTGCAGAGTCAAGAAGCACTGCTGAGATTTGCTCAAAATTTATCACAGGACATTCAAA ataaaaatacattagaagAATCATTAATGACCGATATTAAAACTGAAATTTCAATGGAAGACAATTTGGTAGAAATATTTCCCGATGACAACTTTGATGAAGACC aAGATTCTCAAAAAGACTGGTCGAAGATCGTGGAGAGGCGCGGCGACGGTCCCTTACTCCGCGAGAACTCCCTAAAACTGATATCAAATTCGACTCTCTGCGTGTTCCAGTGGAACAAAAGCCGCTACAGATGCTTCTGCTGTAAGGAGCCCTTTAGCGACATTGACCTGCTGAGGCAGCACACGGACAACGCTCattccataaaaaatatagagaaaaaaataatcgtcCAACAAAATAAACTAGTTAAAGTCGAAATCTCTAAGTTGAGTTGCAGGATGTGCGGGATTACAATGGATTCATTGTCAACGCTGAGGCGCCATCTTTCCGACGAGCACGCCATCTTGTTCGCGTCAGACGACGATTTACTCGTGCCGTTTAAACTGCAAAACGATTTGAAATGTCAAATATGTCACGAGAGATTTAGCGTTTTTCGTTTATTGAACATTCACGTGAACAAGCATTATAGGAAGCACGTGTGCCATGTTTGCGGCGCCGGCTTCACAAGTTTAGTCTTCTTGAATTTACACAGAACGAGGGCGCATCGTCCGCTGACTTGTAGGCAGTGTGACGCGACCTTCGTCACTAGAAACGATAAAAAGCAACATGAAATCAACGTGCACGGCTTGAAATGCGAACGGAAACTGCGTTTTCCGTGTCCGTATTGCGAGGACAGGTTCTATCAGGAGAACTTCCGCGTGCTTCACCTGGTCGAGAAGCACGGCTTCGCGAGACCGGAGCACAGGTGCGTGGTGTGCGCGAAAACTTTCGTCACCCGCAGCCTATTGAATAATCACACGAAAAACGTTCACAACAAAGAGAAGAATCACAAATGTGACATCTGTCAAAATTTGTTCTACACTAAGTCGGATCTGGGCAGGCACAGGGTCACGCACACGGGCGAACGAAAACACAATTGTGGTGTTTGTAACGCGAAATTCACGACGAAAGACTCGCTGAGGCGACACGCGAAAAGGGCTCACCCTGTATAG
- the LOC101736402 gene encoding zinc finger protein 596 isoform X1 — MDYLIQEKNISGLCRFCLKNNGSKDIKTEYSTNDSREVYQEMIENVFNIQLLTSNHLDSSQIPRVICEECIRRLRDAAALKQTVLQSQEALLRFAQNLSQDIQNKNTLEESLMTDIKTEISMEDNLVEIFPDDNFDEDHVESNIKAEASRLDDVTDITSQLIKQNYVGRLSAEIREDSQKDWSKIVERRGDGPLLRENSLKLISNSTLCVFQWNKSRYRCFCCKEPFSDIDLLRQHTDNAHSIKNIEKKIIVQQNKLVKVEISKLSCRMCGITMDSLSTLRRHLSDEHAILFASDDDLLVPFKLQNDLKCQICHERFSVFRLLNIHVNKHYRKHVCHVCGAGFTSLVFLNLHRTRAHRPLTCRQCDATFVTRNDKKQHEINVHGLKCERKLRFPCPYCEDRFYQENFRVLHLVEKHGFARPEHRCVVCAKTFVTRSLLNNHTKNVHNKEKNHKCDICQNLFYTKSDLGRHRVTHTGERKHNCGVCNAKFTTKDSLRRHAKRAHPV; from the exons GGCCTATGTCGCTTTTGCTTGAAAAATAACGGAAGTAAAGATATAAAAACTGAATATAGTACTAACGACAGTAGAGAAGTTTACCAAGAAATGATTGAAAACGTTTTTAATATTCAG ttACTCACAAGTAATCATCTAGATTCAAGCCAAATACCTCGTGTAATATGCGAAGAATGTATCCGAAGGTTACGAGATGCGGCAGCCTTGAAACAGACTGTATTGCAGAGTCAAGAAGCACTGCTGAGATTTGCTCAAAATTTATCACAGGACATTCAAA ataaaaatacattagaagAATCATTAATGACCGATATTAAAACTGAAATTTCAATGGAAGACAATTTGGTAGAAATATTTCCCGATGACAACTTTGATGAAGACC ATGTTGAGTCAAATATCAAGGCAGAAGCTTCTAGATTGGATGACGTCACTGATATTACGTCACAACTCATTAAACAAAATTACGTGGGGAGATTGAGTGCAGAGATAAGAG aAGATTCTCAAAAAGACTGGTCGAAGATCGTGGAGAGGCGCGGCGACGGTCCCTTACTCCGCGAGAACTCCCTAAAACTGATATCAAATTCGACTCTCTGCGTGTTCCAGTGGAACAAAAGCCGCTACAGATGCTTCTGCTGTAAGGAGCCCTTTAGCGACATTGACCTGCTGAGGCAGCACACGGACAACGCTCattccataaaaaatatagagaaaaaaataatcgtcCAACAAAATAAACTAGTTAAAGTCGAAATCTCTAAGTTGAGTTGCAGGATGTGCGGGATTACAATGGATTCATTGTCAACGCTGAGGCGCCATCTTTCCGACGAGCACGCCATCTTGTTCGCGTCAGACGACGATTTACTCGTGCCGTTTAAACTGCAAAACGATTTGAAATGTCAAATATGTCACGAGAGATTTAGCGTTTTTCGTTTATTGAACATTCACGTGAACAAGCATTATAGGAAGCACGTGTGCCATGTTTGCGGCGCCGGCTTCACAAGTTTAGTCTTCTTGAATTTACACAGAACGAGGGCGCATCGTCCGCTGACTTGTAGGCAGTGTGACGCGACCTTCGTCACTAGAAACGATAAAAAGCAACATGAAATCAACGTGCACGGCTTGAAATGCGAACGGAAACTGCGTTTTCCGTGTCCGTATTGCGAGGACAGGTTCTATCAGGAGAACTTCCGCGTGCTTCACCTGGTCGAGAAGCACGGCTTCGCGAGACCGGAGCACAGGTGCGTGGTGTGCGCGAAAACTTTCGTCACCCGCAGCCTATTGAATAATCACACGAAAAACGTTCACAACAAAGAGAAGAATCACAAATGTGACATCTGTCAAAATTTGTTCTACACTAAGTCGGATCTGGGCAGGCACAGGGTCACGCACACGGGCGAACGAAAACACAATTGTGGTGTTTGTAACGCGAAATTCACGACGAAAGACTCGCTGAGGCGACACGCGAAAAGGGCTCACCCTGTATAG